The following coding sequences are from one Rathayibacter sp. VKM Ac-2760 window:
- a CDS encoding amino acid permease, which produces MTAQDDIGAEQAPAKDFSHEQEGYQHGLKPRQLQMIAIGGAIGTGLFLGAGGRLNSAGPALAIAYLVAGIFAFFILRALGELVLHRPSSGSFISYAREFYGEKFAYAAGWMYFLNWAMTSIVDTTAVAVYLKYWSAFTAAPQWLLALIALLVVLAANMVAVKVFGELEFWFALIKVTALVAFLVVALIWLVFAFPVQAGGETVRTGVSILADNGGILPNGLLPAVLVMQGVVFAYAAIELVGTASGETQDTEKVIPRAINSVIFRIAIFYVGSIVLLSLLLPYTAYKEGESPFVTFFSSIGGPEVGTIAGSIMNFVVLTAALSSLNAGLYSTGRALHSMGMNGSAPKWTTRMSRGGVPYAGILLTATFTVAGVALNYFVPSQAFEIALNIASLGIITAWGTIILCQMRLRQWAKKGLAKEPSFKLPGAPVTAWLTLVFLAVVLVLMAIDFPVGTLTIASLVIIVPLLVAGWFLQRGRILRIAQLRDGVTGPFPVTGRDPAAQVRRDPDDRD; this is translated from the coding sequence ATGACAGCGCAGGACGACATCGGTGCGGAGCAGGCGCCCGCCAAGGACTTCTCGCACGAGCAGGAGGGCTACCAGCACGGACTGAAGCCCCGCCAGCTCCAGATGATCGCGATCGGCGGCGCGATCGGAACCGGCCTCTTCCTCGGCGCCGGCGGCCGCCTGAACTCGGCCGGCCCGGCCCTCGCGATCGCCTACCTCGTCGCCGGGATCTTCGCCTTCTTCATCCTCCGCGCCCTCGGCGAGCTCGTCCTGCACCGCCCGTCCTCGGGCTCGTTCATCTCCTACGCCCGCGAGTTCTACGGCGAGAAGTTCGCCTACGCCGCCGGCTGGATGTACTTCCTCAACTGGGCGATGACCTCGATCGTGGACACCACCGCCGTCGCCGTCTACCTCAAGTACTGGTCGGCCTTCACCGCCGCCCCGCAGTGGCTCCTCGCCCTGATCGCGCTGCTCGTCGTCCTCGCCGCGAACATGGTCGCGGTCAAGGTCTTCGGCGAGCTCGAGTTCTGGTTCGCCCTGATCAAGGTGACGGCGCTGGTCGCCTTCCTCGTCGTCGCGCTGATCTGGCTCGTCTTCGCCTTCCCGGTGCAGGCCGGCGGCGAGACCGTGCGGACCGGGGTCTCGATCCTCGCGGACAACGGCGGCATCCTGCCCAACGGCCTGCTGCCCGCGGTCCTGGTGATGCAGGGCGTGGTCTTCGCCTACGCCGCGATCGAGCTGGTCGGCACCGCCTCCGGCGAGACGCAGGACACCGAGAAGGTGATCCCGCGGGCGATCAACTCGGTGATCTTCCGGATCGCGATCTTCTACGTCGGCTCGATCGTCCTGCTCTCGCTGCTGCTCCCCTACACCGCCTACAAGGAGGGCGAGAGCCCGTTCGTCACCTTCTTCTCCTCGATCGGCGGACCCGAGGTCGGCACGATCGCCGGCTCGATCATGAACTTCGTGGTGCTCACCGCCGCGCTCTCCTCGCTCAACGCCGGCCTCTACTCCACCGGCCGCGCGCTGCACTCGATGGGGATGAACGGCTCCGCACCGAAGTGGACGACGCGGATGTCGCGTGGCGGCGTGCCCTACGCCGGCATCCTGCTCACCGCGACCTTCACGGTCGCGGGCGTCGCGCTCAACTACTTCGTGCCGAGCCAGGCCTTCGAGATCGCGCTCAACATCGCGAGCCTGGGCATCATCACGGCGTGGGGCACGATCATCCTCTGCCAGATGCGGCTGCGGCAGTGGGCGAAGAAGGGTCTCGCGAAGGAGCCGTCGTTCAAGCTCCCCGGCGCCCCCGTCACGGCCTGGCTGACCCTCGTCTTCCTCGCCGTGGTCCTCGTGCTGATGGCGATCGACTTCCCGGTCGGCACCCTCACCATCGCGTCGCTGGTGATCATC
- a CDS encoding lactococcin 972 family bacteriocin, with protein MSFRAPGSRRSFITALALTGAIIAAPVAAAYTVTNPPEGGTWIHGTTRGIVLSSYEHESREHKATVYNGEYHYAKCKPAGVLAAVSAPARDFQVDSAYYDVCS; from the coding sequence ATGTCCTTCCGAGCACCCGGCTCCCGCCGGTCCTTCATCACCGCTCTCGCGCTGACGGGGGCGATCATCGCCGCGCCCGTGGCGGCTGCGTACACCGTGACGAATCCACCGGAGGGAGGGACGTGGATCCACGGGACGACGCGCGGGATCGTGCTGTCGTCGTACGAGCACGAGTCGCGAGAGCACAAGGCGACCGTCTACAACGGCGAGTACCACTACGCGAAGTGCAAGCCCGCAGGGGTCTTGGCAGCGGTGAGCGCACCTGCCCGCGACTTCCAAGTGGACTCCGCGTACTACGACGTCTGTTCCTGA
- a CDS encoding ABC transporter ATP-binding protein, whose protein sequence is MILATHLTKGYGRRTLWSGLDVTVASGSTLALTGASGSGKSTLLNCLGLLDAPDSGSIEVDGEELTRLRAHGRRRFRRHRLGYLFQSYALVDTATVEQNLAIALGERRGRGDRFDRALDRVGLAGRGRERVSRLSGGEQQRVALARLLVKSPTLVLADEPTGALDAENSETVLDVLTELAGHGASVVVATHDSGIASWCDDRLHLAAP, encoded by the coding sequence GTGATCCTCGCCACCCACCTCACCAAGGGCTACGGCCGACGCACGCTGTGGAGCGGGCTCGACGTGACCGTCGCCTCCGGCAGCACCCTCGCCCTCACCGGGGCGAGCGGCAGCGGCAAGTCGACGCTCCTGAACTGCCTCGGGCTGCTCGACGCTCCCGACTCCGGCTCGATCGAGGTCGACGGGGAGGAGCTGACCCGCCTGCGGGCGCACGGGCGCCGGCGCTTCCGGCGGCACCGGCTCGGCTACCTCTTCCAGAGCTACGCGCTCGTCGACACCGCGACCGTGGAGCAGAACCTCGCGATCGCGCTCGGCGAGCGGCGGGGCCGGGGCGACCGGTTCGACCGTGCGCTCGATCGGGTCGGACTCGCCGGGCGGGGCCGCGAGCGCGTCTCGCGGCTGAGCGGAGGGGAGCAGCAGCGGGTCGCGCTCGCGCGGCTCCTGGTGAAGAGCCCCACGCTCGTGCTCGCCGACGAGCCGACCGGCGCCCTCGACGCCGAGAACAGCGAGACGGTGCTCGACGTGCTGACCGAGCTCGCCGGGCACGGGGCGAGCGTGGTCGTCGCGACCCACGACTCCGGGATCGCGAGCTGGTGCGACGACCGCCTCCACCTCGCGGCGCCCTGA
- a CDS encoding GrpB family protein, producing the protein MHSTGSARRPDVTTVDIVGGAERLAVGLHDPDPGWADVFREHERRIAQALASIDVLIEHIGSTSVPGLAAKPIVDIVVAVPDITAEEDHLDPLLAAGYELRVREPGHRLVRTPERDVHVHLYGRGDPAVAEYLLLRDHLRRDTADRTLYETTKRSLMQRTWADMNAYSDAKTEVIEAITSRARAAGDDAATTDAAPA; encoded by the coding sequence ATGCACAGCACCGGATCCGCGCGCCGACCGGACGTCACGACGGTGGACATCGTCGGGGGCGCCGAGCGGCTGGCGGTCGGACTGCACGACCCCGACCCCGGCTGGGCGGACGTCTTCCGCGAGCACGAGCGGCGCATCGCGCAGGCTCTGGCGAGCATCGACGTCCTGATCGAGCACATCGGCTCCACCTCCGTGCCGGGCCTGGCGGCGAAGCCGATCGTCGACATCGTGGTGGCGGTCCCCGACATCACCGCGGAGGAGGACCACCTCGACCCGCTGCTCGCCGCGGGCTACGAGCTGCGGGTCCGCGAGCCCGGCCATCGCCTCGTCCGGACCCCGGAGCGCGACGTGCACGTGCACCTCTACGGCCGCGGCGACCCCGCCGTGGCCGAGTACCTGCTCCTCCGCGACCACCTCCGCCGCGACACCGCCGACCGGACGCTGTACGAGACGACGAAGCGCTCCCTGATGCAGCGGACCTGGGCCGACATGAACGCCTACTCGGACGCCAAGACCGAGGTCATCGAGGCGATCACGTCGAGGGCGCGAGCCGCGGGCGACGACGCGGCGACGACGGACGCGGCACCGGCCTGA
- a CDS encoding tetratricopeptide repeat protein yields the protein MGIGFRTAGELQVLTSARLHPVVGPALSRAQHRSRISAGLSMPGGPGLVRPSPLAQPWEAPLIRLIRSGAPASELHEATAASPEGSRLAAVVELVRDALSRPEDDRALRLAGWLVRMRYDPSADPFLRRYGIVLTAHLPLSAGLDVTVPLDATALRLLFAELAAPDDPAGATAAVEALPPSTLAASTLAALYSARRRWSDVAQFSAPVVNVDAPSAAVLIRRGVALRELGLIESALEAFDRVVRPNVTTARPVELRIEALFERASTHLVDGRRAPARRDLERVLAQYPESTEARELMAAATR from the coding sequence GTGGGGATCGGCTTCCGGACCGCCGGGGAACTGCAGGTGCTGACCAGCGCACGCCTGCATCCCGTCGTCGGACCGGCACTCTCCCGGGCCCAGCACCGCTCGCGGATCTCGGCCGGGCTGTCGATGCCCGGCGGCCCGGGACTCGTGCGCCCCTCACCGCTCGCGCAGCCGTGGGAGGCGCCGCTCATCCGGCTGATCCGCAGTGGCGCGCCCGCCTCCGAGCTGCACGAGGCCACCGCCGCCTCCCCCGAGGGCTCCCGCCTCGCCGCCGTCGTCGAGCTGGTCCGCGACGCCCTCTCCCGCCCCGAGGACGACCGCGCCCTCCGCCTCGCCGGCTGGCTGGTGCGGATGCGCTACGACCCGTCCGCCGACCCGTTCCTCCGCCGCTACGGGATCGTGCTGACCGCGCACCTGCCGCTCAGCGCCGGACTCGACGTGACCGTGCCGCTCGACGCGACCGCCCTGCGCCTCCTCTTCGCCGAGCTCGCCGCCCCCGACGACCCGGCCGGCGCGACGGCCGCGGTCGAGGCGCTGCCACCCTCGACGCTCGCGGCCTCGACGCTGGCCGCCCTCTACTCCGCCCGGCGGCGCTGGAGCGACGTGGCGCAGTTCTCGGCGCCCGTCGTCAACGTCGACGCCCCGTCGGCCGCCGTCCTCATCCGCCGCGGCGTCGCCCTGCGCGAGCTCGGGCTGATCGAGAGCGCCCTCGAGGCCTTCGACCGCGTGGTGCGGCCGAACGTGACCACCGCCCGACCGGTCGAGCTGCGCATCGAGGCCCTCTTCGAGCGCGCGAGCACCCACCTCGTCGACGGCCGGCGCGCCCCGGCCCGCCGCGACCTGGAGCGCGTCCTCGCCCAGTACCCCGAGAGCACCGAGGCCCGCGAGCTGATGGCCGCCGCAACCCGCTGA
- a CDS encoding Gfo/Idh/MocA family oxidoreductase gives MTAPLRVAMIGHAFMGRAHAHAWRTAPRFFDLPLRPELAVVVGRDEGRARAAAENFGAAEWSIDWREVIARDDIDLIDICTPGDQHAEIAIAALAAGKHVLCEKPLARSVPEARSMTEAAEAASGSAMCGFSYRRTPALALAKRFIEEGRLGAIRHVRAQYLQDWLSDSEGPLTWRLDKEKAGSGALGDIGAHSIDTAQWLTGQTIDAVSAQLRTFVTERPVLATQSGLGGRAEEGAERGPVTVDDAALFTATLSGGALGVFEATRVATGRKNANRIEINGETGSIAFDFERMNELEYYDARDPEDAQGFRTIQVTEPVHPYAAAWWPTGHGLGYEHVFTHQVVDLVTALAAGVQPSPSFAEALQVQQVLDAVERSAADGSRLTATD, from the coding sequence ATGACGGCACCGCTGCGCGTGGCCATGATCGGCCACGCCTTCATGGGCCGCGCCCACGCCCACGCCTGGCGGACCGCGCCGCGCTTCTTCGACCTGCCGCTGCGGCCCGAGCTCGCCGTCGTCGTCGGCCGCGACGAGGGCCGCGCGCGGGCCGCCGCCGAGAACTTCGGCGCGGCCGAGTGGTCGATCGACTGGCGCGAGGTGATCGCCCGCGACGACATCGACCTGATCGACATCTGCACCCCGGGCGACCAGCACGCCGAGATCGCGATCGCCGCGCTCGCGGCCGGCAAGCACGTGCTCTGCGAGAAGCCGCTCGCGCGCTCCGTGCCCGAGGCGCGGTCGATGACGGAGGCGGCCGAGGCGGCGAGCGGATCCGCGATGTGCGGCTTCAGCTACCGCCGCACCCCCGCCCTCGCGCTCGCCAAGCGCTTCATCGAGGAGGGCCGCCTCGGCGCGATCCGCCACGTCCGCGCGCAGTACCTGCAGGACTGGCTCAGCGACTCCGAGGGACCGCTGACCTGGCGGCTCGACAAGGAGAAGGCCGGCTCCGGCGCCCTCGGCGACATCGGCGCGCACAGCATCGACACCGCGCAGTGGCTCACCGGGCAGACGATCGACGCCGTCTCGGCGCAGCTGCGCACCTTCGTCACCGAGCGCCCGGTGCTCGCCACGCAGTCCGGCCTCGGCGGCCGGGCGGAGGAGGGCGCCGAGCGCGGCCCGGTCACCGTCGACGACGCCGCCCTGTTCACGGCGACGCTCAGCGGAGGTGCCCTCGGCGTCTTCGAGGCCACCCGCGTCGCCACCGGCCGCAAGAACGCCAATCGCATCGAGATCAACGGCGAGACCGGCAGCATCGCCTTCGACTTCGAGCGGATGAACGAGCTCGAGTACTACGACGCCCGCGATCCGGAGGACGCCCAGGGCTTCCGCACCATCCAGGTGACGGAGCCCGTGCACCCCTACGCCGCCGCCTGGTGGCCGACCGGGCACGGACTCGGCTACGAGCACGTCTTCACCCACCAGGTCGTCGACCTGGTCACGGCCCTCGCCGCGGGCGTGCAGCCCTCGCCGTCGTTCGCGGAGGCGCTGCAGGTGCAGCAGGTGCTCGACGCGGTCGAGCGCAGCGCGGCGGACGGCTCGCGCCTCACCGCGACGGACTGA
- a CDS encoding Gfo/Idh/MocA family oxidoreductase gives MGLPLRVGIIGVGKISEQYLANLPTFPGLRLVAVADLNTARAQEVADEHGVRALSVDELIADPEVDAVLNLTIPAAHVEIGTRALQNGKHVFAEKPLGLNPAEAAPMLDLAEELGLRFASAPDTVLGTGIQTARQTLDSGVIGTPIAAQVHWAAPGHERWHPAPEFYYQPGGGPLLDMGPYYLTALVHLFGPVVRVTGLATRSDRPRTIESGPRAGTPIPVSIDTHISALLEHESGVTSTVTVSFEVWRTRSPKFEIYGTEGTIAVPDPNMFSDVVEVAVRDEDWRVVPDSAGVVDTGRGVGLADLAEAIEEGRPHRASGRLALHVLEIMDAILRSSAEKAVVAIETTAERPELLPLRSAAGEPVGALR, from the coding sequence GTGGGCCTCCCGCTGAGAGTCGGCATCATCGGAGTCGGGAAGATCAGCGAGCAGTACCTCGCGAACCTCCCCACCTTCCCGGGCCTGCGCCTCGTCGCCGTCGCCGACCTGAACACCGCGCGGGCGCAGGAGGTCGCCGACGAGCACGGCGTCCGCGCCCTCTCGGTCGACGAGCTGATCGCCGATCCCGAGGTCGACGCCGTGCTCAACCTCACGATCCCCGCCGCGCACGTCGAGATCGGCACGCGAGCACTGCAGAACGGCAAGCACGTCTTCGCCGAGAAGCCGCTCGGCCTGAACCCGGCCGAGGCGGCCCCGATGCTCGACCTCGCGGAGGAGCTGGGCCTGCGCTTCGCCAGCGCGCCCGACACGGTGCTCGGCACCGGGATCCAGACCGCGCGGCAGACCCTCGACTCCGGAGTGATCGGCACGCCGATCGCCGCCCAGGTGCACTGGGCCGCGCCCGGTCACGAGCGCTGGCACCCGGCGCCCGAGTTCTACTACCAGCCCGGCGGCGGTCCGCTGCTCGACATGGGCCCCTACTACCTCACCGCGCTCGTGCACCTCTTCGGCCCGGTCGTCCGGGTCACCGGTCTCGCCACGCGCTCGGACCGCCCGCGCACCATCGAGTCGGGCCCGCGCGCCGGCACGCCCATCCCCGTCTCGATCGACACGCACATCAGCGCGCTGCTCGAGCACGAGAGCGGCGTCACCTCGACCGTGACGGTCAGCTTCGAGGTCTGGCGCACGCGCTCGCCCAAGTTCGAGATCTACGGCACCGAGGGCACCATCGCGGTCCCCGACCCGAACATGTTCTCGGACGTCGTCGAGGTCGCCGTCCGCGACGAGGACTGGCGGGTCGTCCCCGACTCCGCCGGCGTCGTCGACACCGGCCGCGGCGTCGGGCTCGCCGACCTCGCCGAGGCGATCGAGGAGGGCCGGCCGCACCGCGCCTCGGGCCGCCTCGCGCTGCACGTCCTCGAGATCATGGACGCGATCCTGCGCTCGAGCGCCGAGAAGGCGGTCGTCGCGATCGAGACCACGGCCGAGCGGCCCGAGCTGCTCCCGCTGCGCTCGGCCGCGGGCGAGCCGGTCGGGGCCCTGCGATGA
- a CDS encoding ThuA domain-containing protein, translating to MTDLPPTTPAKRALVVRGGWDGHQPVEATELFLPFLEENGFEVRIEESTAVYADEDYLRTVDLIVQSNTMTSIEWPEFLGLRAAVERGTGLAGWHGGIADSYRSNSDYLQLIGGQFVSHPGKHPDERTGEQSDNYVPHTIEMTALAADHPITQGISDFELTTEQYWVLHDDYNDVLATTTQAVREWDPWTRPITSPAVWTRQWGAGRIFVSTPGHRVEILQDANVRTIIERGLLWASR from the coding sequence ATGACCGACCTCCCCCCGACCACTCCCGCGAAGAGGGCGCTCGTCGTCCGCGGCGGGTGGGACGGCCACCAGCCCGTCGAGGCGACCGAGCTGTTCCTCCCCTTCCTCGAGGAGAACGGCTTCGAGGTGCGCATCGAGGAGTCGACCGCCGTCTACGCCGACGAGGACTACCTGCGCACCGTCGACCTGATCGTGCAGTCCAACACGATGACCTCGATCGAGTGGCCCGAGTTCCTCGGCCTGCGCGCGGCCGTCGAGCGCGGCACCGGCCTGGCCGGCTGGCACGGCGGCATCGCCGACTCGTACCGCAGCAACTCCGACTACCTGCAGCTGATCGGCGGCCAGTTCGTCTCGCACCCGGGCAAGCACCCCGACGAGCGGACCGGCGAGCAGTCCGACAACTACGTTCCGCACACGATCGAGATGACGGCCCTCGCCGCCGACCACCCGATCACGCAGGGCATCAGCGACTTCGAGCTCACCACCGAGCAGTACTGGGTGCTGCACGACGACTACAACGACGTCCTCGCCACGACGACCCAGGCCGTCCGCGAGTGGGACCCGTGGACGCGCCCGATCACCTCCCCCGCCGTCTGGACCCGCCAGTGGGGCGCCGGCCGCATCTTCGTCTCCACTCCCGGCCACCGCGTCGAGATCCTCCAGGACGCCAACGTCCGCACCATCATCGAAAGGGGACTGCTGTGGGCCTCCCGCTGA
- a CDS encoding LacI family DNA-binding transcriptional regulator — protein sequence MDDSDAAPRPTMARIAERAATSVPTVSKVLNGGTDVSEATRLRVMEAAHELGYRRRPRLRPPADDPHVAHIVDVVVGHLDGTWIGPVLGGIEEEAAAAGVDLVLTRARPDGEWVNRLLRRSSLGAIVVLVNVTAAQLHLLTTAELPVVIVDPITRPPADVASIGATNWDGGRMAAEHLLGRGHTSIGVIAGARGQLYSSARLDGFSTALREAGVPLPRERVAYGGWSRDRARIVASAMLEDAATRPTALFALSDTMALGAYDAADLAGLRIPDDLSVIGFDDVQESAWATPPLTTIQQPIAQMGAAAFRMLHQAHRAARPLSSSATRLELETRLIERASVGRPR from the coding sequence ATGGACGACAGCGACGCCGCCCCCCGGCCGACGATGGCCCGCATCGCCGAGCGCGCCGCGACGAGCGTGCCGACGGTCTCGAAGGTGCTCAACGGCGGCACGGACGTCTCGGAGGCGACCCGGCTGCGAGTGATGGAGGCGGCGCACGAGCTCGGCTACCGGCGCCGGCCGCGGCTGCGCCCGCCGGCGGACGACCCGCACGTCGCGCACATCGTCGACGTGGTCGTCGGCCACCTCGACGGCACCTGGATCGGTCCCGTCCTCGGCGGGATCGAGGAGGAGGCCGCGGCGGCCGGCGTCGACCTGGTGCTCACCCGCGCGCGTCCCGACGGGGAGTGGGTCAACCGGCTCTTGCGCCGCTCGTCCCTCGGCGCGATCGTCGTCCTCGTGAACGTGACGGCGGCGCAGCTGCACCTGCTGACGACGGCCGAGCTGCCCGTGGTGATCGTGGATCCGATCACCCGCCCGCCGGCCGACGTGGCGAGCATCGGCGCGACCAACTGGGACGGCGGCCGGATGGCGGCGGAGCACCTGCTCGGCCGGGGCCACACCAGCATCGGCGTGATCGCCGGCGCGCGGGGGCAGCTCTACAGCAGCGCCCGGCTCGACGGGTTCAGCACGGCGCTGCGCGAGGCGGGGGTGCCGCTCCCGCGGGAGCGCGTGGCCTACGGCGGCTGGAGCCGCGACCGCGCGCGGATCGTCGCCTCCGCGATGCTGGAGGACGCGGCGACGCGGCCGACGGCACTGTTCGCGCTCTCGGACACGATGGCGCTCGGCGCCTACGACGCGGCCGATCTGGCGGGACTGCGCATCCCGGACGACCTCAGCGTGATCGGCTTCGACGACGTGCAGGAGTCGGCCTGGGCGACGCCGCCGCTGACCACGATCCAGCAGCCGATCGCCCAGATGGGCGCCGCGGCGTTCCGGATGCTGCACCAGGCGCACCGCGCGGCCCGGCCGCTGTCGTCGAGCGCGACGCGGCTGGAGCTGGAGACGCGGCTGATCGAGCGGGCGTCGGTGGGGCGGCCGCGCTGA
- a CDS encoding putative quinol monooxygenase yields MTDPVVVTAIFTPAEGKRDALVAALTPAIAEVHGEEGCELYAIHDSPDGTIVMLEKWTSAEALDAHAAGEPVVRLNAAIAGLVAAPPVVTRLAPLPAGTPAQGAL; encoded by the coding sequence ATGACCGATCCCGTCGTCGTCACCGCGATCTTCACCCCCGCCGAGGGCAAGCGCGACGCCCTCGTCGCCGCCCTCACCCCCGCCATCGCCGAGGTCCACGGCGAGGAGGGCTGCGAGCTCTACGCGATCCACGACTCCCCCGACGGCACCATCGTGATGCTCGAGAAGTGGACCAGCGCCGAGGCCCTCGACGCCCACGCCGCCGGCGAGCCCGTCGTCCGCCTGAACGCCGCCATCGCCGGCCTCGTCGCCGCACCCCCGGTCGTCACCCGCCTGGCCCCCCTCCCCGCCGGCACCCCCGCCCAGGGCGCCCTCTAG
- a CDS encoding LacI family DNA-binding transcriptional regulator: MQKAPTIRDVARSAGVSVSVVSRVLNDGTGPVAVDTRRRVVEAIEELGFRPRAAARELSHGQTLAIGLVLPDLTNPFFARLADSVVWEARARGAQVLLMTTQEDSHVEGESLTSLLDRSVGGVIATPSGDNLEKWSRLRRAGIDVVFVDRTTPGLDDVDVVSIGNSASAARATDHLIALGHTRIAIVSGPLRTSTGQARVAGYRAALTAAGLRVDGTLIREVPFRGDIGGEAVAALLALPEPPTALIVANTAQVRSAVHRLFQLGVAIPDALSVVVFDDNPWSELVTPPLSVVRQPIEMLARHSVDLVLARMQGRIPDAPQHIEVQADLVIRSSCAAPARH; encoded by the coding sequence GTGCAGAAAGCACCCACGATCCGCGACGTCGCGCGCAGCGCCGGCGTCTCGGTCTCCGTGGTGTCGCGCGTGCTCAACGACGGCACAGGCCCGGTCGCAGTCGACACCCGTCGTCGCGTCGTCGAGGCGATCGAGGAGCTCGGCTTCCGCCCGCGCGCCGCCGCCCGGGAGCTGAGCCACGGCCAGACCCTCGCCATCGGCCTCGTGCTGCCGGACCTCACCAACCCCTTCTTCGCCCGCCTGGCCGACAGCGTCGTCTGGGAGGCGCGCGCCCGCGGCGCCCAGGTCCTCCTGATGACCACGCAGGAGGACTCCCACGTCGAGGGCGAGTCGCTGACGAGCCTGCTCGACCGTTCCGTCGGCGGAGTGATCGCGACCCCGTCCGGTGACAACCTCGAGAAGTGGTCGCGACTGCGCCGGGCAGGGATCGACGTCGTCTTCGTCGACCGCACGACCCCCGGTCTCGACGACGTGGATGTCGTCAGCATCGGCAACTCCGCCTCGGCCGCCCGCGCGACCGACCACCTGATCGCGCTCGGCCACACCCGGATCGCGATCGTCTCCGGTCCGCTGCGCACGTCGACCGGCCAGGCGCGCGTCGCCGGCTATCGCGCGGCCCTCACCGCCGCCGGCCTCCGGGTCGACGGCACGCTGATCCGCGAGGTCCCGTTCCGCGGCGACATCGGCGGCGAGGCGGTCGCCGCACTGCTCGCGCTGCCGGAGCCGCCGACCGCCCTGATCGTCGCGAACACGGCGCAGGTGCGCAGCGCCGTGCACCGGCTCTTCCAGCTCGGTGTCGCGATCCCCGACGCGCTCTCCGTGGTCGTCTTCGACGACAACCCGTGGAGCGAGCTCGTCACGCCGCCGCTCAGCGTCGTCCGCCAGCCGATCGAGATGCTCGCCCGGCACAGCGTCGACCTGGTGCTCGCCCGCATGCAGGGTCGGATCCCGGACGCGCCCCAGCACATCGAGGTTCAGGCGGACCTCGTCATCCGCTCCAGCTGCGCCGCCCCGGCCCGCCACTGA
- a CDS encoding Gfo/Idh/MocA family oxidoreductase, with product MNLYKLLGDREREGRPIRIGLIGAGRYGTMYLSQARNIPGVHVVAIADVNVARARGAFELVDWPAEAMAADIPEALANRTTTIVDNAAVLFEHDIDVIVEATGNPIVGVHHALRAIETGKHIIMVTVEADALAGPALAKRAEAAGIVYSMAYGDQPALIMELVDWARTSGFDVVCAGKGAKYLEHYHQMNPDNVWENWEFSKELTDSGQLNPYMHTSFRDGTKAAIEMAAVANAAGLVPSDSGLTFTPGDVEEIATISRPSAIGGALDHEGTVDVMSSVNRDGSLIPHNTQEGVYVVVKATNPYVSTCFDEYPWHPDPTKQYAALYRPYHYVGLELNVSIANAALRGISTGHPEGFYGDVVATAKKDLKAGEFLDGEGGFTVYGKLVSAKHSVAIGALPVALAHHVELRHDIAQGATVGWDDVIIDESLAEALELRRETEALLAS from the coding sequence GTGAACCTGTACAAACTCCTCGGCGATCGCGAACGCGAGGGCCGCCCCATCCGCATCGGGCTGATCGGCGCCGGGCGCTACGGCACCATGTACCTCTCGCAGGCGCGCAACATCCCCGGTGTGCACGTGGTCGCCATCGCGGACGTCAACGTCGCCCGGGCCCGCGGCGCGTTCGAGCTGGTCGACTGGCCGGCCGAGGCGATGGCCGCCGACATCCCCGAGGCGCTCGCCAACCGGACGACCACCATCGTCGACAACGCCGCCGTCCTCTTCGAGCACGACATCGACGTCATCGTCGAGGCGACCGGCAACCCGATCGTCGGCGTGCACCACGCGCTCCGGGCGATCGAGACCGGCAAGCACATCATCATGGTCACCGTCGAAGCCGACGCCCTGGCCGGCCCCGCGCTCGCCAAGCGCGCGGAGGCGGCGGGCATCGTCTACTCGATGGCCTACGGCGACCAGCCGGCCCTGATCATGGAGCTCGTCGACTGGGCGCGCACCAGCGGCTTCGACGTCGTCTGCGCAGGCAAGGGCGCGAAGTACCTCGAGCACTACCACCAGATGAACCCCGACAACGTCTGGGAGAACTGGGAGTTCAGCAAGGAGCTGACCGACTCCGGCCAGCTCAACCCGTACATGCACACCTCGTTCCGCGACGGCACGAAGGCCGCGATCGAGATGGCGGCGGTCGCGAACGCAGCAGGCCTGGTCCCCTCCGACTCCGGGCTCACCTTCACTCCCGGCGACGTCGAGGAGATCGCGACGATCAGCCGGCCGAGCGCGATCGGCGGCGCCCTCGACCACGAGGGCACGGTCGACGTGATGTCGAGCGTGAACCGCGACGGCTCGCTCATCCCGCACAACACGCAGGAGGGCGTGTACGTCGTCGTCAAGGCGACCAACCCCTACGTCTCCACCTGCTTCGACGAGTACCCGTGGCACCCGGACCCGACCAAGCAGTATGCGGCGCTCTACCGGCCGTACCACTACGTCGGCCTCGAGCTGAACGTCTCGATCGCCAACGCGGCGCTGCGCGGCATCTCGACCGGGCATCCCGAGGGCTTCTACGGCGATGTCGTCGCGACCGCGAAGAAGGACCTGAAGGCCGGCGAGTTCCTCGACGGCGAGGGCGGCTTCACCGTCTACGGCAAGCTCGTCTCCGCGAAGCACTCGGTCGCCATCGGAGCACTCCCGGTCGCGCTGGCCCACCACGTCGAGCTGCGCCACGACATCGCGCAGGGCGCGACGGTCGGCTGGGACGACGTGATCATCGACGAGTCCCTCGCCGAGGCGCTCGAGCTGCGCCGCGAGACCGAGGCGCTGCTCGCCTCCTGA